In Homalodisca vitripennis isolate AUS2020 unplaced genomic scaffold, UT_GWSS_2.1 ScUCBcl_3233;HRSCAF=8630, whole genome shotgun sequence, one genomic interval encodes:
- the LOC124372442 gene encoding uncharacterized protein LOC124372442, with amino-acid sequence MWLTILIPQSPRTDTILTPGATNHDSVAQMIPELTRGATPLHIAAQRLHLECVSELIRRGAKVDLPDERGITPLDVVGELPPPHSGDVDGTADALLSLTTTSLQG; translated from the exons ATGTGGCTGACGATACTCATACCGCAGAGTCCTCGGACAGACACAATCTTGACTCCTGGAGCCACAAACCATGACTCTGTAGCTCAAATG ATACCAGAGCTCACGAGAGGAGCCACTCCGCTCCACATTGCTGCCCAGAGACTACACCTGGAGTGTGTGTCGGAGTTGATTCGGCGTGGTGCCAAGGTGGATCTGCCAGACGAGCGAGGGATCACTCCTCTGGACGTCGTGGGTGAATTGCCACCTCCACATTCCGGGGACGTGGATGGCACGGCTGATGCCCTACTCTCCCTGACCACGACCTCTCTACAAGGATAG